One Xiphophorus hellerii strain 12219 chromosome 24, Xiphophorus_hellerii-4.1, whole genome shotgun sequence DNA window includes the following coding sequences:
- the LOC116715606 gene encoding zinc finger protein 513-like isoform X2: MPRRKQSHPQPLKVGSDPSGSVLESDFLLSGDGGAGWTVGGFHGDRSSSLEPAAPAASAVPTLLCCKACGLSLGVGLALGAELYCLTCEQRSSAPRAVRGSGAPCRLFSCSLCAFTSRYSNHLKRHMTVHDGRKPHRCPVCPYASAQLVNLQRHLRTHTGEKPYGCAQCSYACSSLGNLRRHQRMHAQAEQRKPKRRTKGGEELPLGASEDRSYLQPAGGAGASSVSGSAPVPLCTLTLEGGPEAQPGQVLPAGARRRPRAAPRRPLPPRRPAPEKPHGCPHCAYASSHLDNLRRHLRVHTGEKPFRCASCSYACGNLANLRRHQRIHSGAKPFRCAVCGHRCNQSMNLKRHMLRHTGRKPHACARCGYATAHWDNYKRHQRKHAPAGHHVTSDGQLLFFPGEALTDPVCFSDRVSPRDAGGPTHWLPEFPDSPPPSDYKFPPGFHNWQLHRSFVRAESEPTCPPSDPILCFPPGHQPSSTGPPGPLKRLRLRTFQ; this comes from the exons ATGCCGCGGAGGAAGCAGTCCCACCCGCAGCCGCTCAAAG TCGGGTCCGACCCGAGCGGCTCTGTTCTGGAGAGCGACTTCCTGTTGAGCGGAGACGGAGGGGCTGGTTGGACGGTGGGAGGTTTCCATGGCGACAGGAGCTCCTCTCTGGAGCCCGCAGCACCAGCAGCCTCCGCCGTGCCGACCCTGCTGTGCTGCAAGGCCTGCGGACTGAGCCTGG GTGTGGGTCTGGCTCTGGGGGCGGAGCTTTACTGTCTCACCTGTGAGCAGCGGAGCTCCGCCCCCCGAGCCGTCAGGGGGAgcggcgccccctgcaggctgTTCTCCTGCTCGCTGTGCGCCTTCACCTCGCGTTACTCCAACCACTTGAAGCGTCACATGACCGTCCACGACGGCCGCAAGCCGCACCGCTGCCCCGTCTGCCCTTACGCCTCGGCGCAGCTCGTCAACCTGCAGCGCCACCTGCGCACCCACACAGGGGAGAAACCCTACGGCTGCGCCCAGTGCAGCTACGCCTGCAGCTCCTTGGGCAACCTGCGGAGGCACCAGCGCATGCATGCGCAGGCGGAGCAGAGGAAACCCAAGAGGAGGACGAAGGGCGGAGAAG AGCTGCCACTGGGGGCGTCGGAGGACCGCTCCTACCtgcagccagcagggggcgctggtGCTAGCTCTGTCTCTGGCTCCGCCCCCGTCCCGCTGTGCACCCTGACCCTGGAGGGGGGGCCAGAGGCCCAACCTGGACAG GTTCTCCCTGCTGGGGCCCGGCGGCGGCCCAGGGCGGCCCCCCGGCGCCCCTTGCCGCCCCGTCGCCCCGCCCCGGAGAAACCCCACGGCTGCCCGCACTGCGCCTACGCCTCCTCCCACCTGGACAACCTGCGGCGCCACCTGCGGGTTCACACGGGCGAGAAGCCGTTCCGCTGCGCGTCCTGCAGCTACGCCTGCGGCAACCTGGCCAACCTGCGGCGCCACCAGCGCATCCACTCGGGCGCCAAGCCGTTCCGCTGCGCCGTCTGCGGCCATCGCTGCAACCAGAGCATGAACCTGAAGCGCCACATGCTGCGCCACACGGGCCGCAAGCCGCACGCCTGCGCCCGCTGCGGCTACGCCACCGCCCACTGGGACAACTACAAGCGCCACCAGAGGAAGC ACGCCCCCGCGGGTCACCATGTCACCTCAGACGGCCAGCTGCT GTTTTTCCCCGGAGAAGCCCTTACAGATCCTGTCTGTTTCTCTGATCGAGTTTCCCCTCGTGACGCCGGGGGTcctacccactggttgcccgagttcccagACTCACCTCCTCCGTCTGACTACAAGTTCCCCCCCGGATTCCACAACTGGCAGTTGCACCGCTCCTTTGTCCGCGCCGAGTCCGAgcctacctgtccgccctccgaCCCAATCCTCTGTTTTCCTCCTGGACACCAGCCGTCAAGCACCGGACCACCTGGACCACTTAAGAGACTAAGACTCCGAACCTTCCAGTAA
- the LOC116715606 gene encoding zinc finger protein 513-like isoform X1, with protein MPRRKQSHPQPLKVGSDPSGSVLESDFLLSGDGGAGWTVGGFHGDRSSSLEPAAPAASAVPTLLCCKACGLSLGVGLALGAELYCLTCEQRSSAPRAVRGSGAPCRLFSCSLCAFTSRYSNHLKRHMTVHDGRKPHRCPVCPYASAQLVNLQRHLRTHTGEKPYGCAQCSYACSSLGNLRRHQRMHAQAEQRKPKRRTKGGEELPLGASEDRSYLQPAGGAGASSVSGSAPVPLCTLTLEGGPEAQPGQVLPAGARRRPRAAPRRPLPPRRPAPEKPHGCPHCAYASSHLDNLRRHLRVHTGEKPFRCASCSYACGNLANLRRHQRIHSGAKPFRCAVCGHRCNQSMNLKRHMLRHTGRKPHACARCGYATAHWDNYKRHQRKHAAGGVRGPGAPDAPAGHHVTSDGQLLFFPGEALTDPVCFSDRVSPRDAGGPTHWLPEFPDSPPPSDYKFPPGFHNWQLHRSFVRAESEPTCPPSDPILCFPPGHQPSSTGPPGPLKRLRLRTFQ; from the exons ATGCCGCGGAGGAAGCAGTCCCACCCGCAGCCGCTCAAAG TCGGGTCCGACCCGAGCGGCTCTGTTCTGGAGAGCGACTTCCTGTTGAGCGGAGACGGAGGGGCTGGTTGGACGGTGGGAGGTTTCCATGGCGACAGGAGCTCCTCTCTGGAGCCCGCAGCACCAGCAGCCTCCGCCGTGCCGACCCTGCTGTGCTGCAAGGCCTGCGGACTGAGCCTGG GTGTGGGTCTGGCTCTGGGGGCGGAGCTTTACTGTCTCACCTGTGAGCAGCGGAGCTCCGCCCCCCGAGCCGTCAGGGGGAgcggcgccccctgcaggctgTTCTCCTGCTCGCTGTGCGCCTTCACCTCGCGTTACTCCAACCACTTGAAGCGTCACATGACCGTCCACGACGGCCGCAAGCCGCACCGCTGCCCCGTCTGCCCTTACGCCTCGGCGCAGCTCGTCAACCTGCAGCGCCACCTGCGCACCCACACAGGGGAGAAACCCTACGGCTGCGCCCAGTGCAGCTACGCCTGCAGCTCCTTGGGCAACCTGCGGAGGCACCAGCGCATGCATGCGCAGGCGGAGCAGAGGAAACCCAAGAGGAGGACGAAGGGCGGAGAAG AGCTGCCACTGGGGGCGTCGGAGGACCGCTCCTACCtgcagccagcagggggcgctggtGCTAGCTCTGTCTCTGGCTCCGCCCCCGTCCCGCTGTGCACCCTGACCCTGGAGGGGGGGCCAGAGGCCCAACCTGGACAG GTTCTCCCTGCTGGGGCCCGGCGGCGGCCCAGGGCGGCCCCCCGGCGCCCCTTGCCGCCCCGTCGCCCCGCCCCGGAGAAACCCCACGGCTGCCCGCACTGCGCCTACGCCTCCTCCCACCTGGACAACCTGCGGCGCCACCTGCGGGTTCACACGGGCGAGAAGCCGTTCCGCTGCGCGTCCTGCAGCTACGCCTGCGGCAACCTGGCCAACCTGCGGCGCCACCAGCGCATCCACTCGGGCGCCAAGCCGTTCCGCTGCGCCGTCTGCGGCCATCGCTGCAACCAGAGCATGAACCTGAAGCGCCACATGCTGCGCCACACGGGCCGCAAGCCGCACGCCTGCGCCCGCTGCGGCTACGCCACCGCCCACTGGGACAACTACAAGCGCCACCAGAGGAAGCACGCTGCCGGGGGCGTCCGGGGGCCCGGGGCCCCGGACGCCCCCGCGGGTCACCATGTCACCTCAGACGGCCAGCTGCT GTTTTTCCCCGGAGAAGCCCTTACAGATCCTGTCTGTTTCTCTGATCGAGTTTCCCCTCGTGACGCCGGGGGTcctacccactggttgcccgagttcccagACTCACCTCCTCCGTCTGACTACAAGTTCCCCCCCGGATTCCACAACTGGCAGTTGCACCGCTCCTTTGTCCGCGCCGAGTCCGAgcctacctgtccgccctccgaCCCAATCCTCTGTTTTCCTCCTGGACACCAGCCGTCAAGCACCGGACCACCTGGACCACTTAAGAGACTAAGACTCCGAACCTTCCAGTAA
- the LOC116715606 gene encoding zinc finger protein 513-like isoform X4, whose translation MPRRKQSHPQPLKVGSDPSGSVLESDFLLSGDGGAGWTVGGFHGDRSSSLEPAAPAASAVPTLLCCKACGLSLGVGLALGAELYCLTCEQRSSAPRAVRGSGAPCRLFSCSLCAFTSRYSNHLKRHMTVHDGRKPHRCPVCPYASAQLVNLQRHLRTHTGEKPYGCAQCSYACSSLGNLRRHQRMHAQAEQRKPKRRTKGGEELPLGASEDRSYLQPAGGAGASSVSGSAPVPLCTLTLEGGPEAQPGQVLPAGARRRPRAAPRRPLPPRRPAPEKPHGCPHCAYASSHLDNLRRHLRVHTGEKPFRCASCSYACGNLANLRRHQRIHSGAKPFRCAVCGHRCNQSMNLKRHMLRHTGRKPHACARCGYATAHWDNYKRHQRKHAAGGVRGPGAPDAPAGHHVTSDGQLLWRHTHLTGVCV comes from the exons ATGCCGCGGAGGAAGCAGTCCCACCCGCAGCCGCTCAAAG TCGGGTCCGACCCGAGCGGCTCTGTTCTGGAGAGCGACTTCCTGTTGAGCGGAGACGGAGGGGCTGGTTGGACGGTGGGAGGTTTCCATGGCGACAGGAGCTCCTCTCTGGAGCCCGCAGCACCAGCAGCCTCCGCCGTGCCGACCCTGCTGTGCTGCAAGGCCTGCGGACTGAGCCTGG GTGTGGGTCTGGCTCTGGGGGCGGAGCTTTACTGTCTCACCTGTGAGCAGCGGAGCTCCGCCCCCCGAGCCGTCAGGGGGAgcggcgccccctgcaggctgTTCTCCTGCTCGCTGTGCGCCTTCACCTCGCGTTACTCCAACCACTTGAAGCGTCACATGACCGTCCACGACGGCCGCAAGCCGCACCGCTGCCCCGTCTGCCCTTACGCCTCGGCGCAGCTCGTCAACCTGCAGCGCCACCTGCGCACCCACACAGGGGAGAAACCCTACGGCTGCGCCCAGTGCAGCTACGCCTGCAGCTCCTTGGGCAACCTGCGGAGGCACCAGCGCATGCATGCGCAGGCGGAGCAGAGGAAACCCAAGAGGAGGACGAAGGGCGGAGAAG AGCTGCCACTGGGGGCGTCGGAGGACCGCTCCTACCtgcagccagcagggggcgctggtGCTAGCTCTGTCTCTGGCTCCGCCCCCGTCCCGCTGTGCACCCTGACCCTGGAGGGGGGGCCAGAGGCCCAACCTGGACAG GTTCTCCCTGCTGGGGCCCGGCGGCGGCCCAGGGCGGCCCCCCGGCGCCCCTTGCCGCCCCGTCGCCCCGCCCCGGAGAAACCCCACGGCTGCCCGCACTGCGCCTACGCCTCCTCCCACCTGGACAACCTGCGGCGCCACCTGCGGGTTCACACGGGCGAGAAGCCGTTCCGCTGCGCGTCCTGCAGCTACGCCTGCGGCAACCTGGCCAACCTGCGGCGCCACCAGCGCATCCACTCGGGCGCCAAGCCGTTCCGCTGCGCCGTCTGCGGCCATCGCTGCAACCAGAGCATGAACCTGAAGCGCCACATGCTGCGCCACACGGGCCGCAAGCCGCACGCCTGCGCCCGCTGCGGCTACGCCACCGCCCACTGGGACAACTACAAGCGCCACCAGAGGAAGCACGCTGCCGGGGGCGTCCGGGGGCCCGGGGCCCCGGACGCCCCCGCGGGTCACCATGTCACCTCAGACGGCCAGCTGCT ATGGCGCCATACTCACCTGACTGGAGTGTGTGTGTAG
- the LOC116715606 gene encoding zinc finger protein 513-like isoform X7, with protein sequence MPRRKQSHPQPLKVGSDPSGSVLESDFLLSGDGGAGWTVGGFHGDRSSSLEPAAPAASAVPTLLCCKACGLSLGVGLALGAELYCLTCEQRSSAPRAVRGSGAPCRLFSCSLCAFTSRYSNHLKRHMTVHDGRKPHRCPVCPYASAQLVNLQRHLRTHTGEKPYGCAQCSYACSSLGNLRRHQRMHAQAEQRKPKRRTKGGEELPLGASEDRSYLQPAGGAGASSVSGSAPVPLCTLTLEGGPEAQPGQVLPAGARRRPRAAPRRPLPPRRPAPEKPHGCPHCAYASSHLDNLRRHLRVHTGEKPFRCASCSYACGNLANLRRHQRIHSGAKPFRCAVCGHRCNQSMNLKRHMLRHTGRKPHACARCGYATAHWDNYKRHQRKHAPAGHHVTSDGQLLWRHTHLTGVCV encoded by the exons ATGCCGCGGAGGAAGCAGTCCCACCCGCAGCCGCTCAAAG TCGGGTCCGACCCGAGCGGCTCTGTTCTGGAGAGCGACTTCCTGTTGAGCGGAGACGGAGGGGCTGGTTGGACGGTGGGAGGTTTCCATGGCGACAGGAGCTCCTCTCTGGAGCCCGCAGCACCAGCAGCCTCCGCCGTGCCGACCCTGCTGTGCTGCAAGGCCTGCGGACTGAGCCTGG GTGTGGGTCTGGCTCTGGGGGCGGAGCTTTACTGTCTCACCTGTGAGCAGCGGAGCTCCGCCCCCCGAGCCGTCAGGGGGAgcggcgccccctgcaggctgTTCTCCTGCTCGCTGTGCGCCTTCACCTCGCGTTACTCCAACCACTTGAAGCGTCACATGACCGTCCACGACGGCCGCAAGCCGCACCGCTGCCCCGTCTGCCCTTACGCCTCGGCGCAGCTCGTCAACCTGCAGCGCCACCTGCGCACCCACACAGGGGAGAAACCCTACGGCTGCGCCCAGTGCAGCTACGCCTGCAGCTCCTTGGGCAACCTGCGGAGGCACCAGCGCATGCATGCGCAGGCGGAGCAGAGGAAACCCAAGAGGAGGACGAAGGGCGGAGAAG AGCTGCCACTGGGGGCGTCGGAGGACCGCTCCTACCtgcagccagcagggggcgctggtGCTAGCTCTGTCTCTGGCTCCGCCCCCGTCCCGCTGTGCACCCTGACCCTGGAGGGGGGGCCAGAGGCCCAACCTGGACAG GTTCTCCCTGCTGGGGCCCGGCGGCGGCCCAGGGCGGCCCCCCGGCGCCCCTTGCCGCCCCGTCGCCCCGCCCCGGAGAAACCCCACGGCTGCCCGCACTGCGCCTACGCCTCCTCCCACCTGGACAACCTGCGGCGCCACCTGCGGGTTCACACGGGCGAGAAGCCGTTCCGCTGCGCGTCCTGCAGCTACGCCTGCGGCAACCTGGCCAACCTGCGGCGCCACCAGCGCATCCACTCGGGCGCCAAGCCGTTCCGCTGCGCCGTCTGCGGCCATCGCTGCAACCAGAGCATGAACCTGAAGCGCCACATGCTGCGCCACACGGGCCGCAAGCCGCACGCCTGCGCCCGCTGCGGCTACGCCACCGCCCACTGGGACAACTACAAGCGCCACCAGAGGAAGC ACGCCCCCGCGGGTCACCATGTCACCTCAGACGGCCAGCTGCT ATGGCGCCATACTCACCTGACTGGAGTGTGTGTGTAG
- the LOC116715606 gene encoding zinc finger protein 513-like isoform X6, with the protein MPRRKQSHPQPLKVGSDPSGSVLESDFLLSGDGGAGWTVGGFHGDRSSSLEPAAPAASAVPTLLCCKACGLSLGVGLALGAELYCLTCEQRSSAPRAVRGSGAPCRLFSCSLCAFTSRYSNHLKRHMTVHDGRKPHRCPVCPYASAQLVNLQRHLRTHTGEKPYGCAQCSYACSSLGNLRRHQRMHAQAEQRKPKRRTKGGEELPLGASEDRSYLQPAGGAGASSVSGSAPVPLCTLTLEGGPEAQPGQVLPAGARRRPRAAPRRPLPPRRPAPEKPHGCPHCAYASSHLDNLRRHLRVHTGEKPFRCASCSYACGNLANLRRHQRIHSGAKPFRCAVCGHRCNQSMNLKRHMLRHTGRKPHACARCGYATAHWDNYKRHQRKHAAGGVRGPGAPDAPAGHHVTSDGQLL; encoded by the exons ATGCCGCGGAGGAAGCAGTCCCACCCGCAGCCGCTCAAAG TCGGGTCCGACCCGAGCGGCTCTGTTCTGGAGAGCGACTTCCTGTTGAGCGGAGACGGAGGGGCTGGTTGGACGGTGGGAGGTTTCCATGGCGACAGGAGCTCCTCTCTGGAGCCCGCAGCACCAGCAGCCTCCGCCGTGCCGACCCTGCTGTGCTGCAAGGCCTGCGGACTGAGCCTGG GTGTGGGTCTGGCTCTGGGGGCGGAGCTTTACTGTCTCACCTGTGAGCAGCGGAGCTCCGCCCCCCGAGCCGTCAGGGGGAgcggcgccccctgcaggctgTTCTCCTGCTCGCTGTGCGCCTTCACCTCGCGTTACTCCAACCACTTGAAGCGTCACATGACCGTCCACGACGGCCGCAAGCCGCACCGCTGCCCCGTCTGCCCTTACGCCTCGGCGCAGCTCGTCAACCTGCAGCGCCACCTGCGCACCCACACAGGGGAGAAACCCTACGGCTGCGCCCAGTGCAGCTACGCCTGCAGCTCCTTGGGCAACCTGCGGAGGCACCAGCGCATGCATGCGCAGGCGGAGCAGAGGAAACCCAAGAGGAGGACGAAGGGCGGAGAAG AGCTGCCACTGGGGGCGTCGGAGGACCGCTCCTACCtgcagccagcagggggcgctggtGCTAGCTCTGTCTCTGGCTCCGCCCCCGTCCCGCTGTGCACCCTGACCCTGGAGGGGGGGCCAGAGGCCCAACCTGGACAG GTTCTCCCTGCTGGGGCCCGGCGGCGGCCCAGGGCGGCCCCCCGGCGCCCCTTGCCGCCCCGTCGCCCCGCCCCGGAGAAACCCCACGGCTGCCCGCACTGCGCCTACGCCTCCTCCCACCTGGACAACCTGCGGCGCCACCTGCGGGTTCACACGGGCGAGAAGCCGTTCCGCTGCGCGTCCTGCAGCTACGCCTGCGGCAACCTGGCCAACCTGCGGCGCCACCAGCGCATCCACTCGGGCGCCAAGCCGTTCCGCTGCGCCGTCTGCGGCCATCGCTGCAACCAGAGCATGAACCTGAAGCGCCACATGCTGCGCCACACGGGCCGCAAGCCGCACGCCTGCGCCCGCTGCGGCTACGCCACCGCCCACTGGGACAACTACAAGCGCCACCAGAGGAAGCACGCTGCCGGGGGCGTCCGGGGGCCCGGGGCCCCGGACGCCCCCGCGGGTCACCATGTCACCTCAGACGGCCAGCTGCTGTAA
- the LOC116715606 gene encoding zinc finger protein 513-like isoform X3: MPRRKQSHPQPLKVGSDPSGSVLESDFLLSGDGGAGWTVGGFHGDRSSSLEPAAPAASAVPTLLCCKACGLSLGVGLALGAELYCLTCEQRSSAPRAVRGSGAPCRLFSCSLCAFTSRYSNHLKRHMTVHDGRKPHRCPVCPYASAQLVNLQRHLRTHTGEKPYGCAQCSYACSSLGNLRRHQRMHAQAEQRKPKRRTKGGEELPLGASEDRSYLQPAGGAGASSVSGSAPVPLCTLTLEGGPEAQPGQVLPAGARRRPRAAPRRPLPPRRPAPEKPHGCPHCAYASSHLDNLRRHLRVHTGEKPFRCASCSYACGNLANLRRHQRIHSGAKPFRCAVCGHRCNQSMNLKRHMLRHTGRKPHACARCGYATAHWDNYKRHQRKHAAGGVRGPGAPDAPAGHHVTSDGQLLPSSSTPEPDQLISGVY; this comes from the exons ATGCCGCGGAGGAAGCAGTCCCACCCGCAGCCGCTCAAAG TCGGGTCCGACCCGAGCGGCTCTGTTCTGGAGAGCGACTTCCTGTTGAGCGGAGACGGAGGGGCTGGTTGGACGGTGGGAGGTTTCCATGGCGACAGGAGCTCCTCTCTGGAGCCCGCAGCACCAGCAGCCTCCGCCGTGCCGACCCTGCTGTGCTGCAAGGCCTGCGGACTGAGCCTGG GTGTGGGTCTGGCTCTGGGGGCGGAGCTTTACTGTCTCACCTGTGAGCAGCGGAGCTCCGCCCCCCGAGCCGTCAGGGGGAgcggcgccccctgcaggctgTTCTCCTGCTCGCTGTGCGCCTTCACCTCGCGTTACTCCAACCACTTGAAGCGTCACATGACCGTCCACGACGGCCGCAAGCCGCACCGCTGCCCCGTCTGCCCTTACGCCTCGGCGCAGCTCGTCAACCTGCAGCGCCACCTGCGCACCCACACAGGGGAGAAACCCTACGGCTGCGCCCAGTGCAGCTACGCCTGCAGCTCCTTGGGCAACCTGCGGAGGCACCAGCGCATGCATGCGCAGGCGGAGCAGAGGAAACCCAAGAGGAGGACGAAGGGCGGAGAAG AGCTGCCACTGGGGGCGTCGGAGGACCGCTCCTACCtgcagccagcagggggcgctggtGCTAGCTCTGTCTCTGGCTCCGCCCCCGTCCCGCTGTGCACCCTGACCCTGGAGGGGGGGCCAGAGGCCCAACCTGGACAG GTTCTCCCTGCTGGGGCCCGGCGGCGGCCCAGGGCGGCCCCCCGGCGCCCCTTGCCGCCCCGTCGCCCCGCCCCGGAGAAACCCCACGGCTGCCCGCACTGCGCCTACGCCTCCTCCCACCTGGACAACCTGCGGCGCCACCTGCGGGTTCACACGGGCGAGAAGCCGTTCCGCTGCGCGTCCTGCAGCTACGCCTGCGGCAACCTGGCCAACCTGCGGCGCCACCAGCGCATCCACTCGGGCGCCAAGCCGTTCCGCTGCGCCGTCTGCGGCCATCGCTGCAACCAGAGCATGAACCTGAAGCGCCACATGCTGCGCCACACGGGCCGCAAGCCGCACGCCTGCGCCCGCTGCGGCTACGCCACCGCCCACTGGGACAACTACAAGCGCCACCAGAGGAAGCACGCTGCCGGGGGCGTCCGGGGGCCCGGGGCCCCGGACGCCCCCGCGGGTCACCATGTCACCTCAGACGGCCAGCTGCT ACCGTCATCAAGCACACCTGAACCTGATCAACTCATCAGCGGCGTGTACTAA
- the LOC116715606 gene encoding zinc finger protein 513-like isoform X5 produces MPRRKQSHPQPLKVGSDPSGSVLESDFLLSGDGGAGWTVGGFHGDRSSSLEPAAPAASAVPTLLCCKACGLSLGVGLALGAELYCLTCEQRSSAPRAVRGSGAPCRLFSCSLCAFTSRYSNHLKRHMTVHDGRKPHRCPVCPYASAQLVNLQRHLRTHTGEKPYGCAQCSYACSSLGNLRRHQRMHAQAEQRKPKRRTKGGEELPLGASEDRSYLQPAGGAGASSVSGSAPVPLCTLTLEGGPEAQPGQVLPAGARRRPRAAPRRPLPPRRPAPEKPHGCPHCAYASSHLDNLRRHLRVHTGEKPFRCASCSYACGNLANLRRHQRIHSGAKPFRCAVCGHRCNQSMNLKRHMLRHTGRKPHACARCGYATAHWDNYKRHQRKHAPAGHHVTSDGQLLPSSSTPEPDQLISGVY; encoded by the exons ATGCCGCGGAGGAAGCAGTCCCACCCGCAGCCGCTCAAAG TCGGGTCCGACCCGAGCGGCTCTGTTCTGGAGAGCGACTTCCTGTTGAGCGGAGACGGAGGGGCTGGTTGGACGGTGGGAGGTTTCCATGGCGACAGGAGCTCCTCTCTGGAGCCCGCAGCACCAGCAGCCTCCGCCGTGCCGACCCTGCTGTGCTGCAAGGCCTGCGGACTGAGCCTGG GTGTGGGTCTGGCTCTGGGGGCGGAGCTTTACTGTCTCACCTGTGAGCAGCGGAGCTCCGCCCCCCGAGCCGTCAGGGGGAgcggcgccccctgcaggctgTTCTCCTGCTCGCTGTGCGCCTTCACCTCGCGTTACTCCAACCACTTGAAGCGTCACATGACCGTCCACGACGGCCGCAAGCCGCACCGCTGCCCCGTCTGCCCTTACGCCTCGGCGCAGCTCGTCAACCTGCAGCGCCACCTGCGCACCCACACAGGGGAGAAACCCTACGGCTGCGCCCAGTGCAGCTACGCCTGCAGCTCCTTGGGCAACCTGCGGAGGCACCAGCGCATGCATGCGCAGGCGGAGCAGAGGAAACCCAAGAGGAGGACGAAGGGCGGAGAAG AGCTGCCACTGGGGGCGTCGGAGGACCGCTCCTACCtgcagccagcagggggcgctggtGCTAGCTCTGTCTCTGGCTCCGCCCCCGTCCCGCTGTGCACCCTGACCCTGGAGGGGGGGCCAGAGGCCCAACCTGGACAG GTTCTCCCTGCTGGGGCCCGGCGGCGGCCCAGGGCGGCCCCCCGGCGCCCCTTGCCGCCCCGTCGCCCCGCCCCGGAGAAACCCCACGGCTGCCCGCACTGCGCCTACGCCTCCTCCCACCTGGACAACCTGCGGCGCCACCTGCGGGTTCACACGGGCGAGAAGCCGTTCCGCTGCGCGTCCTGCAGCTACGCCTGCGGCAACCTGGCCAACCTGCGGCGCCACCAGCGCATCCACTCGGGCGCCAAGCCGTTCCGCTGCGCCGTCTGCGGCCATCGCTGCAACCAGAGCATGAACCTGAAGCGCCACATGCTGCGCCACACGGGCCGCAAGCCGCACGCCTGCGCCCGCTGCGGCTACGCCACCGCCCACTGGGACAACTACAAGCGCCACCAGAGGAAGC ACGCCCCCGCGGGTCACCATGTCACCTCAGACGGCCAGCTGCT ACCGTCATCAAGCACACCTGAACCTGATCAACTCATCAGCGGCGTGTACTAA